DNA sequence from the Chengkuizengella sediminis genome:
TAAGGTTGAAGGGACATGTAGAGGATGGATTATAGATCAACCAAGAGGTGAGTTTGGTTTTGGTTATGATCCGCTATTTTATTTGCCTCAATATGAAAGTACAATGGCAGAATTAAATGTTGATGAAAAAAATAAAATCAGCCACCGTGCAAATGCATTAAATAAATTATACGAAATATTAAAGTAAACCTTTCTGTCAGTGGCGTTTTCATCATCCTCCACCTGAAAGTTAAACTAGGACAGTTGTACTGATCCATCGTATCTGATCATGGATGAGCTATTTTGTAGGAATTATCAATACAGGAAGTTTTTGAGGAATGCGGGAAAAACAGAATAAACTAAAGAAGACTCGTCAATTGGCGAGTCTTCTTTAGTTTAAGATTCATAAATTTAATATTAGATGTGGTATACACTTTTAGTTGGAAGAGATTTAGTTATGAAATAACGGGAATTTTTGGTCTTATCCTTTATAAAATTAGCTCAAAATAAAAATTGAGGGAAATCCTGGTCTTATTTCATCCATATTCACATAAAACTGCCATATCTGGACTAGATACAACATAATAAGGACCATATTTCCCGCTAATTTAAAAAAATCTTAAAAAATAACTAAATAAGACCGTTTATTCCCTTTATTATTAGTTTTTCTCTAAGGCAAGTATTTTCAATTTCCATAATGTTATTTATGTTTATTTGCAGTGTGAAGAAATAAAAGTAATTACGTGTTGCGGAATTTTGACGTTTTGAATGTTGGAGCATCCTTCACAAAGAAATATACTTCTAAAGAAGGATTCGGCAGCATTTCTTCTAATGGTCATTGATAAGTGTATTAGTATAAAATTCATTTTATACTAATATTATATTTTCTAAGCCATAAATCCACCTGAGCTAAATAAGCAAATAACTGAGGTCCTGACATTAATTGACCAAACCAAGGGAAATGATAAGATTTTACATCGGAGTTGGCGATTTCCTTAATTTTTTTTACGTTAATTAAAGATTGTAGTGGAGAAGAAGGATCATCAAGTATTTCCAAAATCCATTTTTTTACAGCCTCCGTGTAATCGGGATTATGTGTTTTAGGATAAGGGCTCTTTTTACGTTGAATGACATCCTCAGGCAGGATTCCTTTTAATGCTTTTCTTAGGATGCCTTTTTCACGATCTCCTGCTGTTTTAATTTCCCAGGGAATATTCCATACATATTCAATTAAACGATGGTCACAGTACGGAACACGAACTTCAAGACCCACTCGCATACTCATCCGATCTTTTCGATCCAATAAAGTTGGCATAAAACGAGTAATATTCAAATAAGACATTTGTCTCATTTGTTTTTGTACTTTAGTTTCTCCTTTTAAATGGGGAACTTCCCCTATTGCTTGTGCATAACGATCTTCTACATATTGTTCTGGACGAATCCACTCTTTTAGTTCATCTGATAAAATTTCAAGCCTTTTATTTAGTGTAAGTGACCATGGAAAAGTATTTGCATTTAAAGAATCCTCCCTATGAAACCAAGGATATCCACCAAATATCTCATCGGCAGCTTCGCCAGATATAGCCACTGTAGCCTGTTTTTTAATCTCACGACAAAATAAATAAAGTGAAGCATCCACATCAGCCATTCCAGGAGTGTCACGTGCATCCACAACCGCTTTTAAAGATTCTACTAACTCTGGGGTATCAAATTGTATGTTTTGGTGATTCGTGTTTAAAAAACTACTCATTCGTCGAATCCAGGGTTGATCGGAATTTGGCTGGAAATCATTTTCTTTAAAATGAATTTCGTTGTCTACATAATCGACGGAGAATGTATTCACAGTTCCTTGTTTTGTTTGATTATAATAATTTACTGCTATCGCTGTAAGAGCGCTAGAATCTAAACCACCAGATAATAATGTACATACAGGCACATCTGAAACAAGTTGTCTTTCCACTGTATCGATCAATAGTTCTCTAATCGTTTGAGCTGTTTGATCTTCATTTTCAAAATGAGGGTGTGATTCTAATTTCCAATAAGGATATTTTTTCAAACCATTTTTTTCTAATTCCAAACAATAACCGGGTTTTAATTCCTCCATGTTGTTGTATATGCCATGTCCTGGCGTGCGAGCTGGTCCAATGACAAATATTTCGGCTAAACCTTCGGCACCAATTTCTGGTTTGAATGTAGGATTCTCTAATATGGCTTTTGGCTCTGATCCAAATAAAAAAGTAGAATGATGGTATGAGAAGAATAGAGGTTTTACTCCTACCCGATCTCTTGCTATAAATAATTTCTCTTGCAAATCATTCCATATTGCAAATGCAAAAATTCCATTTAAACGTTCTACACATTTTGCTCCCCACTCAATGTAAGAAATTAATACAACCTCTGTATCACAATTAGTTTGAAATGTATGTCCACGATTTATAAGTTCCTCTTTAAGTTCAAATGCGTTATAAATCTCACCGTTATAAACAATGACAAATGTTTGGTAATCATATTTACGCCACATCGGCTGTGCTCCATTTTCTGGATCAATGACACTCAATCTGCGGTGACCAAGAGAGCAATGAGGAGATATCCAAGTTCCAGAAGCATCAGGTCCACGTGGAGCTAGTGTTTTTGTCATGTCTTCCAGAATTGTTGGGTACTTTGTTAAATCATCATTCCAATTAATCCATCCAGTTATTCCACACATAAGGTTTCCGTCCTCTCTTTGAAGTCATAATGGTGATATTTTATGCCTATAAAATAAACATTGTTAAAACATATGCTGAAAGAGTAGTGAAAATGTTACTGTACGAACATGATGAATGGAAGTTATTTTGTCAGGATTTACTGACATTTGGGAGCAACAAATTAGAAGGGGGAAGAAAAAATAAAAAAACCTCACTATCTATGATCTATGAAGTGAGGTTTTTCTGTGTTTTATTCAATTACTACTGTTACATAGATTTTAGCACATTGGAAAAATGTGCGCTTGTATCAGAACATCAGTCCAATCACATTAGATATCTAAACATATTCTATATTACGTCATAAATAAAGGAGGGATATTACAATGAGTTGTTATGGTGGTTATTCCCGTGGACGTTCAAGTAGTGGAGCTGTAATTGTTTTAGTACTATTCATTCTTTTAGTTATCATTTTAGCAGCTGCGGTTTTTGTTTAAATTTAACTAACTTTCAATTAACATTTAACCAAAATTCCCCAAGAGTAATAGCGGAGGATTTGGCTTGGAATCTATCGTACTTCAATTTTAGCAGCGGGTCTTTGTATATAGACCAATAAATAGTTTCAATGGGGAATCTTATCTCCATTGAGACTATCTTTTTTACATTCCAGCCCATAGATAAGAGTCCAAGCAAATTCATTAGATTGTTCATAAGATAGGATGAACGGATAATTTAATGAGAAGTGACATATGAGATCCTACGTAATGGAGAACGTCTTACATTCATTAATGATGAAATGGATTATGCAGTTGCTGACGAAGGAAGGGCATACGAACTTTCCAAACTTTCCTATAGTGGATAATAATCCAAGTGCTGGAATTAACACGTATGAACTCGTATGTACAAGAGTATTTGGTCATCTGCAACGTTTGTTGGTTCCCGAAGTTTAAAAGCCACTGTATTTACAGTATAGATTACAGTTTTAAAATAAAATTTTATGATTAAACGGATAACAGGAAGGGAGCTATTGCGTTCTTTTTTTGTTAGAGCGTTTAATTATACGAATGTCTATAGATAAGAGTCCAAGCAATTAAGTTATATTCTTCATAAGATAGTGTGAAATGGTATTTAATTTAAGAAGTTGGGAGGCGATTTTATGGGACTAAAAAAAGGAACTTTTGTTGTTGCTCAGACATTTTCAGTATTAGATCCATATGATTCAGCGTCTAAAAATATAATCGAGCTTTCTAATGATGGCGATTTTGCAATTGTAGCTACTGTCGATGTATGTGTTAAAAATCCACAGAGAACACAGGTATCACTGGATTCAATGGCTCAAATCGCAGTAAGAGCAACTGATTCTACTTTTGAAGTAACATATGAAATCTTGCGTAATGGGATTGTCATTGCAACAATCAATGATGAAATGGATTTTGTTCCTGCTAGTTTTATGGGTCAAAATGGAAGGCATACGAACTTTCCAAACTTTCCTTTACTATTAGATAATTATCCAAGTGCTGGAATCAATAAGTATGAACTCAGAGTTACAAGGGTTTTAACAAGTGAAATAGAAGATGAGATTTTTGTTGCATCCAGAAGTTTGAAAGCAACAGTATTTACATCATAGATTGTTTGAAAATAAAATTTTATTATTAAACGGATAACAGGAAGGGCGCATTGTTGCGTTCTTTTTTTATTAGAAAAAAATTATATGAAAAGGCGAGGATAACTTTTGACAAAATTAAAAATAAAATAAGTCTTTCGTCCAATCAATGAATGCTGTTACTGCATAACCTATCTTAAAAATATCTAAGAGGAGGTAATGTCATGGGTGTATTTGATA
Encoded proteins:
- the asnB gene encoding asparagine synthase (glutamine-hydrolyzing), whose translation is MCGITGWINWNDDLTKYPTILEDMTKTLAPRGPDASGTWISPHCSLGHRRLSVIDPENGAQPMWRKYDYQTFVIVYNGEIYNAFELKEELINRGHTFQTNCDTEVVLISYIEWGAKCVERLNGIFAFAIWNDLQEKLFIARDRVGVKPLFFSYHHSTFLFGSEPKAILENPTFKPEIGAEGLAEIFVIGPARTPGHGIYNNMEELKPGYCLELEKNGLKKYPYWKLESHPHFENEDQTAQTIRELLIDTVERQLVSDVPVCTLLSGGLDSSALTAIAVNYYNQTKQGTVNTFSVDYVDNEIHFKENDFQPNSDQPWIRRMSSFLNTNHQNIQFDTPELVESLKAVVDARDTPGMADVDASLYLFCREIKKQATVAISGEAADEIFGGYPWFHREDSLNANTFPWSLTLNKRLEILSDELKEWIRPEQYVEDRYAQAIGEVPHLKGETKVQKQMRQMSYLNITRFMPTLLDRKDRMSMRVGLEVRVPYCDHRLIEYVWNIPWEIKTAGDREKGILRKALKGILPEDVIQRKKSPYPKTHNPDYTEAVKKWILEILDDPSSPLQSLINVKKIKEIANSDVKSYHFPWFGQLMSGPQLFAYLAQVDLWLRKYNISIK
- a CDS encoding sporulation protein YjcZ, whose protein sequence is MSCYGGYSRGRSSSGAVIVLVLFILLVIILAAAVFV